One Ricinus communis isolate WT05 ecotype wild-type chromosome 7, ASM1957865v1, whole genome shotgun sequence genomic region harbors:
- the LOC8274267 gene encoding biotin carboxyl carrier protein of acetyl-CoA carboxylase 1, chloroplastic isoform X2, with the protein MASSLSTTPSASASAVVKTTPNLSHYSSYTLSRVSFPLSPKPNFRFFSQGQHPGRNSSSSVKAQLNEVAVDGSSNAAASTSTKSEVPLQDPKDANPSNETSSPALVSEESISEFISQVASLVKLVDSRDIVELQLKQLDCELIIRKKEALPQPPSPAPVVMMHPPSPTPPPLMPMPPTSPAASSTASSPASSAPPPSSPSPPATKSPKSSHPPLKSPMAGTFYRSPAPGEPHFVKVGDKVQKGQVLCIIEAMKLMNEIEADQSGTIVEALLEDGKPVSVDTPLFVIEP; encoded by the exons ATGGCGTCTTCACTTTCAACAACACCTTCGGCTTCGGCTTCTGCAGTAGTGAAAACTACCCCCAATTTGTCTCATTACAGTAGCTATACTCTTTCCAGGGTCTCTTTTCCTCTCTCTCCTAAACCCAACTTCCGATTTTTCTCTCAG GGTCAACATCCTGGTCGTAACAGCTCAAGTTCAGTGAAAGCCCAATTGAATGAG GTTGCTGTGGATGGATCCTCAAATGCTGCTGCCTCAACTTCTACCAAATCTGAAGTGCCATTGCAGGATCCAAAGGATGCGAATCCATCAAATGAGACTTCGTCTCCAGCTTTGGTTTCGGAGGAGTCGATATCTGAGTTTATTTCACAAGTTGCAAGCCTGGTGAA GCTGGTTGATTCAAGAGATATTGTGGAGTTGCAGTTGAAACAACTTGATTGCGAGCTGATAATCCGAAAAAAAGAGGCCTTGCCTCAGCCACCATCTCCAGCTCCAGTTGTTATGATGCATCCGCCGTCACCAACACCACCACCACTAATGCCAATGCCACCAACTTCACCTGCAGCTTCCTCTACAGCCTCTAGTCCAGCTTCCTCTGCTCCACCCCCATCATCACCTTCACCTCCTGCTACTAAATCACCCAAGTCATCACATCCACCACTTAAATCCCCAATGGCAGGCACATTCTACAGAAGTCCAGCACCAGGTGAACCACATTTTGTGAAG GTTGGAGACAAAGTGCAGAAGGGCCAGGTCTTGTGCATCATTGAAGCCATGAAATTGATGAATGAAATAGAA GCTGATCAGTCAGGAACCATAGTTGAAGCTCTTCTAGAAGATGGCAAGCCAGTCAGTGTTGACACG CCACTATTCGTGATTGAACCATAA
- the LOC8274267 gene encoding biotin carboxyl carrier protein of acetyl-CoA carboxylase 1, chloroplastic isoform X1: MASSLSTTPSASASAVVKTTPNLSHYSSYTLSRVSFPLSPKPNFRFFSQGQHPGRNSSSSVKAQLNEVRFFQWFSLEDLFSNFLDMLLGSSVVKVAVDGSSNAAASTSTKSEVPLQDPKDANPSNETSSPALVSEESISEFISQVASLVKLVDSRDIVELQLKQLDCELIIRKKEALPQPPSPAPVVMMHPPSPTPPPLMPMPPTSPAASSTASSPASSAPPPSSPSPPATKSPKSSHPPLKSPMAGTFYRSPAPGEPHFVKVGDKVQKGQVLCIIEAMKLMNEIEADQSGTIVEALLEDGKPVSVDTPLFVIEP; this comes from the exons ATGGCGTCTTCACTTTCAACAACACCTTCGGCTTCGGCTTCTGCAGTAGTGAAAACTACCCCCAATTTGTCTCATTACAGTAGCTATACTCTTTCCAGGGTCTCTTTTCCTCTCTCTCCTAAACCCAACTTCCGATTTTTCTCTCAG GGTCAACATCCTGGTCGTAACAGCTCAAGTTCAGTGAAAGCCCAATTGAATGAGGTAAGATTCTTTCAATGGTTTTCATTAGAGGATCTGTTTTCGAATTTCTTGGACATGCTTTTGGGGTCATCTGTTGTAAAGGTTGCTGTGGATGGATCCTCAAATGCTGCTGCCTCAACTTCTACCAAATCTGAAGTGCCATTGCAGGATCCAAAGGATGCGAATCCATCAAATGAGACTTCGTCTCCAGCTTTGGTTTCGGAGGAGTCGATATCTGAGTTTATTTCACAAGTTGCAAGCCTGGTGAA GCTGGTTGATTCAAGAGATATTGTGGAGTTGCAGTTGAAACAACTTGATTGCGAGCTGATAATCCGAAAAAAAGAGGCCTTGCCTCAGCCACCATCTCCAGCTCCAGTTGTTATGATGCATCCGCCGTCACCAACACCACCACCACTAATGCCAATGCCACCAACTTCACCTGCAGCTTCCTCTACAGCCTCTAGTCCAGCTTCCTCTGCTCCACCCCCATCATCACCTTCACCTCCTGCTACTAAATCACCCAAGTCATCACATCCACCACTTAAATCCCCAATGGCAGGCACATTCTACAGAAGTCCAGCACCAGGTGAACCACATTTTGTGAAG GTTGGAGACAAAGTGCAGAAGGGCCAGGTCTTGTGCATCATTGAAGCCATGAAATTGATGAATGAAATAGAA GCTGATCAGTCAGGAACCATAGTTGAAGCTCTTCTAGAAGATGGCAAGCCAGTCAGTGTTGACACG CCACTATTCGTGATTGAACCATAA
- the LOC8274267 gene encoding biotin carboxyl carrier protein of acetyl-CoA carboxylase 1, chloroplastic isoform X4, with amino-acid sequence MASSLSTTPSASASAVVKTTPNLSHYSSYTLSRVSFPLSPKPNFRFFSQGQHPGRNSSSSVKAQLNEDPKDANPSNETSSPALVSEESISEFISQVASLVKLVDSRDIVELQLKQLDCELIIRKKEALPQPPSPAPVVMMHPPSPTPPPLMPMPPTSPAASSTASSPASSAPPPSSPSPPATKSPKSSHPPLKSPMAGTFYRSPAPGEPHFVKVGDKVQKGQVLCIIEAMKLMNEIEADQSGTIVEALLEDGKPVSVDTPLFVIEP; translated from the exons ATGGCGTCTTCACTTTCAACAACACCTTCGGCTTCGGCTTCTGCAGTAGTGAAAACTACCCCCAATTTGTCTCATTACAGTAGCTATACTCTTTCCAGGGTCTCTTTTCCTCTCTCTCCTAAACCCAACTTCCGATTTTTCTCTCAG GGTCAACATCCTGGTCGTAACAGCTCAAGTTCAGTGAAAGCCCAATTGAATGAG GATCCAAAGGATGCGAATCCATCAAATGAGACTTCGTCTCCAGCTTTGGTTTCGGAGGAGTCGATATCTGAGTTTATTTCACAAGTTGCAAGCCTGGTGAA GCTGGTTGATTCAAGAGATATTGTGGAGTTGCAGTTGAAACAACTTGATTGCGAGCTGATAATCCGAAAAAAAGAGGCCTTGCCTCAGCCACCATCTCCAGCTCCAGTTGTTATGATGCATCCGCCGTCACCAACACCACCACCACTAATGCCAATGCCACCAACTTCACCTGCAGCTTCCTCTACAGCCTCTAGTCCAGCTTCCTCTGCTCCACCCCCATCATCACCTTCACCTCCTGCTACTAAATCACCCAAGTCATCACATCCACCACTTAAATCCCCAATGGCAGGCACATTCTACAGAAGTCCAGCACCAGGTGAACCACATTTTGTGAAG GTTGGAGACAAAGTGCAGAAGGGCCAGGTCTTGTGCATCATTGAAGCCATGAAATTGATGAATGAAATAGAA GCTGATCAGTCAGGAACCATAGTTGAAGCTCTTCTAGAAGATGGCAAGCCAGTCAGTGTTGACACG CCACTATTCGTGATTGAACCATAA
- the LOC8274267 gene encoding biotin carboxyl carrier protein of acetyl-CoA carboxylase 1, chloroplastic isoform X5 gives MECFDLLSSYCRKGQHPGRNSSSSVKAQLNEVAVDGSSNAAASTSTKSEVPLQDPKDANPSNETSSPALVSEESISEFISQVASLVKLVDSRDIVELQLKQLDCELIIRKKEALPQPPSPAPVVMMHPPSPTPPPLMPMPPTSPAASSTASSPASSAPPPSSPSPPATKSPKSSHPPLKSPMAGTFYRSPAPGEPHFVKVGDKVQKGQVLCIIEAMKLMNEIEADQSGTIVEALLEDGKPVSVDTPLFVIEP, from the exons ATGGAATGCTTTGATTTGCTATCATCCTACTGTAGAAAG GGTCAACATCCTGGTCGTAACAGCTCAAGTTCAGTGAAAGCCCAATTGAATGAG GTTGCTGTGGATGGATCCTCAAATGCTGCTGCCTCAACTTCTACCAAATCTGAAGTGCCATTGCAGGATCCAAAGGATGCGAATCCATCAAATGAGACTTCGTCTCCAGCTTTGGTTTCGGAGGAGTCGATATCTGAGTTTATTTCACAAGTTGCAAGCCTGGTGAA GCTGGTTGATTCAAGAGATATTGTGGAGTTGCAGTTGAAACAACTTGATTGCGAGCTGATAATCCGAAAAAAAGAGGCCTTGCCTCAGCCACCATCTCCAGCTCCAGTTGTTATGATGCATCCGCCGTCACCAACACCACCACCACTAATGCCAATGCCACCAACTTCACCTGCAGCTTCCTCTACAGCCTCTAGTCCAGCTTCCTCTGCTCCACCCCCATCATCACCTTCACCTCCTGCTACTAAATCACCCAAGTCATCACATCCACCACTTAAATCCCCAATGGCAGGCACATTCTACAGAAGTCCAGCACCAGGTGAACCACATTTTGTGAAG GTTGGAGACAAAGTGCAGAAGGGCCAGGTCTTGTGCATCATTGAAGCCATGAAATTGATGAATGAAATAGAA GCTGATCAGTCAGGAACCATAGTTGAAGCTCTTCTAGAAGATGGCAAGCCAGTCAGTGTTGACACG CCACTATTCGTGATTGAACCATAA
- the LOC8274267 gene encoding biotin carboxyl carrier protein of acetyl-CoA carboxylase, chloroplastic isoform X3, whose translation MECFDLLSSYCRKGQHPGRNSSSSVKAQLNEVRFFQWFSLEDLFSNFLDMLLGSSVVKVAVDGSSNAAASTSTKSEVPLQDPKDANPSNETSSPALVSEESISEFISQVASLVKLVDSRDIVELQLKQLDCELIIRKKEALPQPPSPAPVVMMHPPSPTPPPLMPMPPTSPAASSTASSPASSAPPPSSPSPPATKSPKSSHPPLKSPMAGTFYRSPAPGEPHFVKVGDKVQKGQVLCIIEAMKLMNEIEADQSGTIVEALLEDGKPVSVDTPLFVIEP comes from the exons ATGGAATGCTTTGATTTGCTATCATCCTACTGTAGAAAG GGTCAACATCCTGGTCGTAACAGCTCAAGTTCAGTGAAAGCCCAATTGAATGAGGTAAGATTCTTTCAATGGTTTTCATTAGAGGATCTGTTTTCGAATTTCTTGGACATGCTTTTGGGGTCATCTGTTGTAAAGGTTGCTGTGGATGGATCCTCAAATGCTGCTGCCTCAACTTCTACCAAATCTGAAGTGCCATTGCAGGATCCAAAGGATGCGAATCCATCAAATGAGACTTCGTCTCCAGCTTTGGTTTCGGAGGAGTCGATATCTGAGTTTATTTCACAAGTTGCAAGCCTGGTGAA GCTGGTTGATTCAAGAGATATTGTGGAGTTGCAGTTGAAACAACTTGATTGCGAGCTGATAATCCGAAAAAAAGAGGCCTTGCCTCAGCCACCATCTCCAGCTCCAGTTGTTATGATGCATCCGCCGTCACCAACACCACCACCACTAATGCCAATGCCACCAACTTCACCTGCAGCTTCCTCTACAGCCTCTAGTCCAGCTTCCTCTGCTCCACCCCCATCATCACCTTCACCTCCTGCTACTAAATCACCCAAGTCATCACATCCACCACTTAAATCCCCAATGGCAGGCACATTCTACAGAAGTCCAGCACCAGGTGAACCACATTTTGTGAAG GTTGGAGACAAAGTGCAGAAGGGCCAGGTCTTGTGCATCATTGAAGCCATGAAATTGATGAATGAAATAGAA GCTGATCAGTCAGGAACCATAGTTGAAGCTCTTCTAGAAGATGGCAAGCCAGTCAGTGTTGACACG CCACTATTCGTGATTGAACCATAA
- the LOC8274266 gene encoding uncharacterized protein LOC8274266: MGISTKSLNFPHFLTFYLTFVLIILPFSTQSTPSIYDHLRQNSLPVGLFPKGITDFSYDTTNGHFQINLIQPCNAKFENQLHYDFNISGFLSFGKIGELSGISQQELFLWFPVKGIRVDVPSSGLIYFDVGVVDKQFSLSLFENPIECTAVDGSVDPLRFEKDLKVQSGKLEYKIAQGELRAAS; the protein is encoded by the exons ATGGGTATCAGTACAAAATCCCTGAATTTCCCTCACTTTCTCACATTTTACCTCACTTTCGTTCTCATTATTCTCCCATTTTCGACCCAATCAACACCATCAATCTATGATCATCTCCGCCAGAATTCTCTCCCAGTGGGTCTTTTCCCCAAGGGGATAACAGACTTTTCATATGACACAACAAATGGTCACTTCCAAATTAACCTAATACAACCTTGTAATGCAAAATTTGAGAACCAGCTTCActatgattttaatatttctggGTTTCTTTCATTTGGTAAGATCGGGGAATTATCTGGTATTTCGCAGCAGGAATTATTCCTATGGTTTCCTGTTAAGGGCATACGTGTTGATGTGCCTAGTTCTGGCTTGATTTATTTTGATGTTGGTGTTGTTGATAAGCAGTTCTCTTTGTCTTTGTTTGAAAACCCTATTGAATGTACTGCTGTTGATGGCTCTGTTGATCCGCTGCGATTTGAGAAGGATTTGAAG GTTCAATCAGGAAAGCTTGAATATAAAATTGCGCAAGGGGAGTTGAGGGCAGCTTCATAG
- the LOC107260927 gene encoding protein TIC 20-II, chloroplastic, whose protein sequence is MASTSFLRLSPILPPKSLIKPYLFSSLTPPLPLSLKTPLKTTHLSQKPTTCMSYNPTPATDRLISAVAYTLPFFNSLQYGRFLFTQYPSLGFLFDPLIPLLSLYRSIPYSSFVAFFALYLGVVRNPSFSHYVRFNSMQAVTLDVLLVIPLLLARIFNPGRSGLGFKLMVWGHNAVFLFSCFCFVYGLASSVLGKTPYLPFVGEAAGRQI, encoded by the coding sequence ATGGCGTCTACTTCATTTCTTCGCTTGTCCCCAATTCTCCCCCCAAAGTCCCTGATAAAACCCTATCTTTTCTCTTCCTTAACTCCACCTTTACCCCTCTCTCTCAAGACCCCATTAAAAACTACCCACCTTTCTCAAAAACCCACCACTTGCATGTCCTACAATCCAACTCCCGCAACAGATCGTTTAATCTCAGCCGTTGCTTACACTCTCCCCTTTTTCAATTCGCTCCAATACGGCCGTTTCCTTTTTACCCAATACCCTTCTCTCGGTTTTCTATTCGACCCTTTAATTCCTCTCTTAAGCCTCTATAGATCAATCCCCTATTCTAGTTTTGTAGCTTTCTTTGCTCTCTACTTGGGTGTTGTTAGAAACCCTAGTTTTAGTCATTATGTTAGGTTTAATTCAATGCAAGCTGTCACCTTGGATGTACTTTTGGTGATTCCTTTGCTTTTGGCAAGGATTTTTAATCCTGGTCGAAGTGGCTTAGGGTTTAAGTTGATGGTTTGGGGTCATAATGCTGTGTTTTTGTTTagttgtttttgttttgtttatggGTTAGCGAGTTCTGTTTTGGGCAAGACTCCTTATTTGCCGTTTGTTGGTGAAGCTGCTGGTAGGCAAATTTAG
- the LOC8274262 gene encoding U1 snRNP-associated protein usp106 isoform X1: protein MDAMRKQLDVLMGANRNGDVREVNRKYYDRDVCRMYLVGLCPHELFQLTKMDMGPCPKVHSLQLRKEYDEARAKGTDNYDRELEDVIDRLIVECDKKISRALKRLEAEDAKAAIAISVSEVTQNPEIIELSKQIKEKLKEADKHDLEGKTDFKIQALEEVEKLRTERAEKQSALLLEAFNKDRASLPQPLPNPPPLAPLPVPAPDPRTQEMINEKLKKAEDLGEQGMVDEAQKALEEAEALKKLPARQDPALDSSKYTAADVRITDQKLRVCDICGAFLSVYDSDRRLADHFGGKLHLGYMQIREKLTELQEERNKLRRGDRHDDRRSKERSKDHDRESSRDRDRAGSRDQERDYDRRSRDRDRHYDRDRAYERERDRDSDRSRSYDSRSRHRSRSRSRERARDYDRHRRYDRY from the exons ATGGACGCGATGAGGAAACAGCTGGATGTGCTCATGGGAGCCAATCGAAACGGCGACGTAAGAGAGGTGAATCGTAAATATTACGATCGTGATGTGTGTCGCATGTACCTGGTTGGCCTTTGCCCTCATGAGCTCTTCCAACTAACG AAAATGGATATGGGGCCATGTCCTAAAGTCCATTCGCTGCAGCTGAGGAAAGA ATATGACGAGGCAAGGGCCAAAGGTACTGATAACTATGATAGAGAGTTGGAGGATGTAATAGATCGGCTTATTGTGGAGTGTGATAAGAAAATCAGTCGAGCTCTTAAGCGTCTTGAGGCTGAGGATGCAAAGGCTGCTATTGCAATATCAGTTTCTGAGGTTACACAG AATCCAGAGATAATTGAGCTGTCAAAGCAGATTAAGGAGAAGTTGAAAGAAGCTGATAAACATG ATCTTGAAGGCAAGACAGACTTTAAGATTCAGGCTTTGGAGGAGGTGGAAAAACTCAGAACAGAAAGAGCAGAGAAGCAG TCTGCGCTACTTTTGGAAGCCTTCAACAAAGATAGGGCATCTTTACCTCAACCATTGCCAAACCCACCACCATTGGCACCCTTGCCTGTACCTGCTCCTGATCCTCGTACCCAGGAAATGATAAATGAGAAGCTGAAGAAAGCGGAGGATCTTG GCGAGCAAGGAATGGTAGATGAGGCTCAAAAAGCATTGGAAGAAGCTGAGGCACTGAAGAAG ctGCCTGCCAGGCAAGATCCTGCACTGGATTCCTCCAAATATACTGCTGCTGACGTGCGCATT ACTGATCAGAAGTTGCGTGTTTGTGATATCTGTGGAGCATTTTTGAGCGTATATGACAG TGATCGACGTTTAGCAGATCATTTTGGAGGGAAGCTTCATTTAGGCTATATGCAAATCCGTGAGAAACTAACAGAGCTTCAG gaGGAGAGAAACAAGCTCCGAAGAGGTGATCGGCATGATGATCGAAG ATCAAAAGAGAGAAGTAAAGACCATGACAGAGAATCATCCAGGGATCGAGACCGAGCGGGAAGCCGCGACCAGGAGAGGGATTATGATCGTAGGAGTAGAGATCGTGACAGGCATTATGATAGAGATCGTGCATATGAACGGGAGCGTGATAGAGATTCAGATCGTTCTCGTAGTTATGATTCAAGAAGCCGCCACAGGTCGCGCTCTCGATCTAGAGAACGTGCTAGGGACTATGATCGGCACAG GCGCTACGATCGTTACTAA
- the LOC8274262 gene encoding luc7-like protein isoform X2 produces the protein MDAMRKQLDVLMGANRNGDVREVNRKYYDRDVCRMYLVGLCPHELFQLTKMDMGPCPKVHSLQLRKEYDEARAKGTDNYDRELEDVIDRLIVECDKKISRALKRLEAEDAKAAIAISVSEVTQNPEIIELSKQIKEKLKEADKHDLEGKTDFKIQALEEVEKLRTERAEKQSALLLEAFNKDRASLPQPLPNPPPLAPLPVPAPDPRTQEMINEKLKKAEDLGEQGMVDEAQKALEEAEALKKLPARQDPALDSSKYTAADVRITDQKLRVCDICGAFLSVYDSRLLGPVLRG, from the exons ATGGACGCGATGAGGAAACAGCTGGATGTGCTCATGGGAGCCAATCGAAACGGCGACGTAAGAGAGGTGAATCGTAAATATTACGATCGTGATGTGTGTCGCATGTACCTGGTTGGCCTTTGCCCTCATGAGCTCTTCCAACTAACG AAAATGGATATGGGGCCATGTCCTAAAGTCCATTCGCTGCAGCTGAGGAAAGA ATATGACGAGGCAAGGGCCAAAGGTACTGATAACTATGATAGAGAGTTGGAGGATGTAATAGATCGGCTTATTGTGGAGTGTGATAAGAAAATCAGTCGAGCTCTTAAGCGTCTTGAGGCTGAGGATGCAAAGGCTGCTATTGCAATATCAGTTTCTGAGGTTACACAG AATCCAGAGATAATTGAGCTGTCAAAGCAGATTAAGGAGAAGTTGAAAGAAGCTGATAAACATG ATCTTGAAGGCAAGACAGACTTTAAGATTCAGGCTTTGGAGGAGGTGGAAAAACTCAGAACAGAAAGAGCAGAGAAGCAG TCTGCGCTACTTTTGGAAGCCTTCAACAAAGATAGGGCATCTTTACCTCAACCATTGCCAAACCCACCACCATTGGCACCCTTGCCTGTACCTGCTCCTGATCCTCGTACCCAGGAAATGATAAATGAGAAGCTGAAGAAAGCGGAGGATCTTG GCGAGCAAGGAATGGTAGATGAGGCTCAAAAAGCATTGGAAGAAGCTGAGGCACTGAAGAAG ctGCCTGCCAGGCAAGATCCTGCACTGGATTCCTCCAAATATACTGCTGCTGACGTGCGCATT ACTGATCAGAAGTTGCGTGTTTGTGATATCTGTGGAGCATTTTTGAGCGTATATGACAG CAGGCTTTTGGGCCCAGTTTTACGAGGATAA
- the LOC8274262 gene encoding luc7-like protein isoform X3 yields MDAMRKQLDVLMGANRNGDVREVNRKYYDRDVCRMYLVGLCPHELFQLTKMDMGPCPKVHSLQLRKEYDEARAKGTDNYDRELEDVIDRLIVECDKKISRALKRLEAEDAKAAIAISVSEVTQNPEIIELSKQIKEKLKEADKHDLEGKTDFKIQALEEVEKLRTERAEKQSALLLEAFNKDRASLPQPLPNPPPLAPLPVPAPDPRTQEMINEKLKKAEDLGEQGMVDEAQKALEEAEALKKLPARQDPALDSSKYTAADVRITDQKLRVCDICGAFLSVYDRLLGPVLRG; encoded by the exons ATGGACGCGATGAGGAAACAGCTGGATGTGCTCATGGGAGCCAATCGAAACGGCGACGTAAGAGAGGTGAATCGTAAATATTACGATCGTGATGTGTGTCGCATGTACCTGGTTGGCCTTTGCCCTCATGAGCTCTTCCAACTAACG AAAATGGATATGGGGCCATGTCCTAAAGTCCATTCGCTGCAGCTGAGGAAAGA ATATGACGAGGCAAGGGCCAAAGGTACTGATAACTATGATAGAGAGTTGGAGGATGTAATAGATCGGCTTATTGTGGAGTGTGATAAGAAAATCAGTCGAGCTCTTAAGCGTCTTGAGGCTGAGGATGCAAAGGCTGCTATTGCAATATCAGTTTCTGAGGTTACACAG AATCCAGAGATAATTGAGCTGTCAAAGCAGATTAAGGAGAAGTTGAAAGAAGCTGATAAACATG ATCTTGAAGGCAAGACAGACTTTAAGATTCAGGCTTTGGAGGAGGTGGAAAAACTCAGAACAGAAAGAGCAGAGAAGCAG TCTGCGCTACTTTTGGAAGCCTTCAACAAAGATAGGGCATCTTTACCTCAACCATTGCCAAACCCACCACCATTGGCACCCTTGCCTGTACCTGCTCCTGATCCTCGTACCCAGGAAATGATAAATGAGAAGCTGAAGAAAGCGGAGGATCTTG GCGAGCAAGGAATGGTAGATGAGGCTCAAAAAGCATTGGAAGAAGCTGAGGCACTGAAGAAG ctGCCTGCCAGGCAAGATCCTGCACTGGATTCCTCCAAATATACTGCTGCTGACGTGCGCATT ACTGATCAGAAGTTGCGTGTTTGTGATATCTGTGGAGCATTTTTGAGCGTATATGACAG GCTTTTGGGCCCAGTTTTACGAGGATAA